From a region of the Hyalangium ruber genome:
- a CDS encoding helix-turn-helix domain-containing protein, whose amino-acid sequence MRSRGSPEELEHRRWLAIQRLVEGYAPDEVAEFLGVDVRSVRRWLAAFRSGGASAIAAQPVPGRPRKLTRTQEKIVERWLSERPTDYGFPTELWTCTRLAHLILEEFGVSFHPGYLATWLRQRDF is encoded by the coding sequence ATGCGCAGTCGAGGCTCGCCCGAAGAGTTGGAGCATCGGCGCTGGCTGGCCATCCAGCGCTTGGTGGAGGGATACGCTCCCGATGAGGTAGCGGAGTTCCTCGGTGTGGATGTTCGGTCCGTGCGCCGGTGGCTCGCAGCCTTCCGCAGCGGCGGTGCCTCCGCCATCGCGGCGCAGCCTGTGCCTGGACGCCCGCGGAAGCTGACGCGTACTCAGGAGAAGATTGTGGAGCGCTGGTTGAGCGAAAGGCCGACGGACTACGGCTTTCCCACGGAGCTGTGGACCTGCACGCGCCTGGCCCACCTCATCCTCGAGGAATTCGGGGTGTCCTTTCATCCAGGCTACCTGGCCACCTGGCTGCGCCAACGTGACTTC